In the genome of Leptospira broomii serovar Hurstbridge str. 5399, the window TGTGCCGAAAATTATGGAGACGAGAAAACTTCCGAACCTACCTAAAAGAAAAACGAAAGGAGCCTGAATTAACGCGTAGTAGAAAGGGAAGACGTAATAGCATTTGCCCTTGTAAGCATGAGCCATCGTTGCACCCTTTTCTATCGTTAAAGGTAAAAATCGAAATTCCGGATCGAAATTTTTTCCAAAGTATCTGCAGGAAAAATCAGGAAACCCTTGGATAAGCAAGTCTGCAACTTGTTGTTGTTTGATCGCGCCGTCTCCGACTCGGATACCGGTCTGATATTGCCACGCCAAAAAAAAGAGTAGGAACACCACACCTAAGGTCACGAATCCTTTTGCCGTATTTCCGAAGGAAATCAGTCGAGACGATGCGGCTTGAAACATTGTAGATAGGAAATGTCCGTTCGGACTGAGGTCAAGTAAATTCTCCCGTCGCTTTAGATGCGGGTTGCAGATTAGAGTCGAGGATTTTCCTTTACATCATTAGCTATATCGGCAAGGATAATGGCGATTCATGTCTCTTACTACTAAAATCCAAAGAAGCCTAGTTCTCTTTCTTTTAGCGTTTGTCCTGTTCGGATCGGTGACTTATTTAAAGCCGCAATATTCATTCAATTGGGACATTCACAATAAAGCGGTTCAGTCATTTTCTATATTGAAAAATCAATTTCTTTCCGAAGAATTATTTTATCCCGGCCGAGTCGTTGATCCTGAATTCCTATACTTTCCTCAACAGGGAAACGTCTTCCTGCAAATTCAAGGTAGGAATTTGAGCGCCTTCCCGATAGCGTTCGCTGCGATTTCGGCTCCGTGGATTTGGCTTATAGGATTGTCGTCCTTACCGTATGCGAGTGCTCTCGGCCTATTACTTTGCCTTTTTATTTTTACGAAATACTGGAAACCGACTTCGTTCGTTTTGGCGATCACAGTATTTGCGACTTTCTTATGGATTCTCAGTGTAGAATATTCGGAACATAGTGTTTTCATCTTATTTTCATTACTCGCATTAACTTTTACTATTAAAGGACAAAGCGGAAGAGATTGGAAGATTCTCTTCGCAGGCCTCTTTTGCGGCCTTACCGTTTGGTTTCGTCATGAGGGGCTTGTTTATTGCGGCAGTCTCGCTATGTGGATTTTCTTAATCGAACCGAAAACAAAATCCAAGTTTCCCCTCCGTGTTCTACTTTTTTGTATCGGTGCAGGAATTACGGTCGGAGGTTTTCTTCTTTTTAATTATTTAGATTATGGCCATCCTTTGGGGCCTCGATACCTAATCAATCGCGAGGGATTGGGTGTGCCGTTCTTGGTGCGCCTTGAATGGGCCAAAAGCCTACTATTCTTCGGTGGATTTAAACTGGGATATTTCGGTTATATGCCGGGGGCCTTGATCCTTTTTCCGATTCTCCTTTTTTCCTGGAAAAAATTATCCCGAAATAATCGTCTTATCTTCGGGTCTACGATTACTTATATTTTTTTGGTGCTTGCAATAGTACCCAACGACGGATTCACGAATTGGGGACCTCGTTTTTTCGGGCCTGTCGTTTT includes:
- a CDS encoding LA_3751/LA_3752 family putative glycosyltransferase, whose amino-acid sequence is MSLTTKIQRSLVLFLLAFVLFGSVTYLKPQYSFNWDIHNKAVQSFSILKNQFLSEELFYPGRVVDPEFLYFPQQGNVFLQIQGRNLSAFPIAFAAISAPWIWLIGLSSLPYASALGLLLCLFIFTKYWKPTSFVLAITVFATFLWILSVEYSEHSVFILFSLLALTFTIKGQSGRDWKILFAGLFCGLTVWFRHEGLVYCGSLAMWIFLIEPKTKSKFPLRVLLFCIGAGITVGGFLLFNYLDYGHPLGPRYLINREGLGVPFLVRLEWAKSLLFFGGFKLGYFGYMPGALILFPILLFSWKKLSRNNRLIFGSTITYIFLVLAIVPNDGFTNWGPRFFGPVVFPFVILFSKYFYYMKKKRKYSVIKFVLLLCLGFSFLMGILGIKFIAEGRKQQALNNQLYNSTETDIWIFPDDSIAYMAGTDYFKKIIFRVSKTSDLEILLPKLQANWPQAKVGFFHMDLNKIDARMKEAMKANPTFAESFRKTVWNDVELERIVRTYLISPKEIRSDRLQIWTGSLNTKSPK